The Candidatus Denitrolinea symbiosum DNA window AGCACCCACTTCCGTCAGGGAAGGATTGCCGTTATACCCGACCAGCGCTTTCAGAAGCAAGCCCACTTCACTTTTGTCGCTCAAAATACCGTTGATGTCCCAGACATGCTCGATCACGGATGGGATGATGCCTGCTTCGTTGAACTCGTGAACTCCTAGCCCGACTAGACCAGCCGCGAAGATAATCAGAAGGATATTGGTTGCGCCAAAGAAATTACGCAGGCTGAGTTTCATGGTGGATTTAAACAATAACCAGCCAAGAATCGCCGCACAAATCAGTCCAAGCAATGCGCCCGAGACCGTTTGCAACGGACTGGATGTCAGCCGTGCGGCAAGCAGGAATAACGCCAACTCGATCCCTTCACGGAACACAGCCAGGAACGCCAGCGCGAACAGGGCTTTTTGCCCCTTCCCCAGCGTGGCCTGATTGGTTTGTTCTTCAATTTCACTCTTGAGTGTACTGCCATGATTTTTCATCCATAGGATCATCCACGTAAGTACACCTGCGGCAAGAAGCATGGCAATGCCTTCGAAAATTTCCTCGCTTTTGCCTTCGAATTCCATACCAAGCAGGTTGAGAGCAATGGCTACGAAAAGACTTAATAGGGCTGCCAGTCCTACACCGCGCCAGACAACGCCATTCAGTTCGGTTCGCTTTAGTTTTACCAGAACACCGAGCACGATTCCGATGATGAGGGCAGCTTCAAGCCCCTCTCGAAGTGATAAAAGAAAACTAGGAAGCATTGTAAATCTCCTTTGAATTTAGTTGATAATTCCTGGCTTTTCTGCTATGCTTTGTTTAATTGCATACCGCTACAGATTATATTAGCGCGCAAGAACTTCAAATATTAGTATACACTAACTATATTAAGAAAGAATATAGCAAAGGACACCAAAGAAGGGTGATTTATGTCACATACACTGTCAACAACGGCCCCAACCCGCCCCACTCATACAGTGGAGGATTATTTGATGACCATGCAAGTGATGGAACGCGATCATGGTGAAATCATTGCAGCACGTTTAGCAGAAATGATGAATGTGACACCAGCGACTGTTGCCATGACCCTCAAGCGAATGGAGCGGGATAACTGGATCACCGGGACAGGGCGCAAAGCTGTTCGGCTCACTGAAACCGGGCGTTCGGCAGCTCATTCGGTGATTCGTCGTCACATGTTGACGGAGTGGTTACTCGTGAGCGTGTTAAAGGTGCCGCTTTCAGAAACCCACAACGAAGCACATAACATAGAACATGCCATTTCCGCACAATTGGAAGAACGCATGCGTGAAACTCTCGGCAACCCACAGACCTGCCCGCACGGGAATCCGTTGCCTGGTTGTGAACATGTAACCACTCACTGGTTTCCGCTTACAGATCTACCTGTGGGAGCAGAAGTCACAATACGGCGCATCCATGAGTTTGCCGAAGACAACTCCGAGCTTCTAACATTTCTTGTTACTAGTGGAATAGTGCCTGCGGCAAAAATCAAGGTGATAGATATCCTGCCCTTTAACCAAACCTTGACGATTATGGCAGCCGGGAAACCAATCACACTTGGTTTTTCGGCAGCACGGTTTATCTTCGCCGAAAAAGCAGGAAAGCTATAGTCCGGCATAGCTGTCAATTCCTGATCAGACTATCAGGAGAAAATTGTAATATGGCTAAGAAAACTAACACAAAGGAAACTGGTTGTGCATTGCTAGATAACTGGAGGTAAATGGTGATGAGACAGATTAAACACCAAAGGACAGGTGACACTGCCCTTTGGTGTTTTTTAAAGAGTTTCATGGAATCCAATTTGATAATACGTTTACAACCAAATCAGGATTATTGGGATCATTGGTCTTGAGATGAACCGCAAAGTTGTGCGGGCCGTCCATGCCTTCATGCATCATGAAGACGCTGGATTCAATGATCGTGCTTTCACCAGGTTTGAGTACCATCGAACCGATGGTCAGTTGGGGAGGTCAGCACCCCTCCAATATTTCGATGTACGGGTCTTCCGTGAACCGCAGAACGCCGTCGCCTGTGTTGGTAATCTTGATGGCAAAGGTCTTTTCCTCATTGAACTTAACGTCGCCGTAATCAATCAATTGTTGATCCACCGCGATGGAGGGAGTCCCGCCGCCGTCACCGCTTTGATTGGCGAATAGGAACGCGGCGGCAACCAGTAGAACACCGCCGATTGCGGCAATTACCCACGGGAACCTTGGCTTTTGTTTCTGTTTTTTGTGCTTTTTGCTCATTGAACAACTCCTTGATTGTTTTGCGTAAGGCGCGTTCTCTAATGCGTCAGCGGCGTTGGAGAATGCCTACTACGCGTTATTTGTATTCAAACTGGAACGAGTAAATGTAAGAGATCAAGTCCCAGATTTGTTCATCGGTGAAAATCGAACCCCACATGGGCATGCCTGTGCCCATGCCGCCGCGTAGAATTTTCCCTTGTAATAATGCAGGGTTCGCGCCAAGCATTCGTCGCGGGTCGGTGAAATCCACGGGGCTCTGCATCATCATCTTCGTTGCACCCTCCATCGTTTGCATGGAGGACTCGCCTGCTGTAGCAAGGTCGTCGGCAAAGACGCCGTCTCCTGCACCATTCTCGCCATGACACGCCGCACAGTTTTGGGCATAGAGTTGTTTTCCATTGGCGAGGGATTCGGTTGTGGTGTTGGATTGCCAGGTGTAGGCGACCACATCCCAGCGTTGGGACTCGGTGAGCGTGGTATTGGATAAATCGGTGAAGGCTTGATAGGGCGAACTGGAGCGGTAGTAATTGAGAAATTGGTAAGTGGTAATTGGAAATTGTATGGAAAGTTGTTGACCGCGAATCGCGGAGGGAACTTGTTGAGGCAAAACAGGTGCCCCGTGCGGAGCGTCAAGGTCGAGACCGAGGGAGACGTAGATGGGCGGTGAAACAAGTTCGGGGTCCGAGGATGAGCCGCTGACTTCTATCGTGCCGCGCATGCGCCAGTGGTTGAGTCCACACCAGCGCGTACAATAGAAGGTGTAAATACCGGGCTTGTCGAAGTTCAATGTGACGTCGGTGACTTTACCTGGCAGGACATCCACATTTTGCATGTCCATCTGCCCCACGGCGAAACCATGCACAACATCATCCGAAGTAATCTTTAGTTGGAGGGGTTTGCCAACTTCCGCTTCAATGACATCGGGATTCCATCCGCCATTCTCTGCCATGCGCGCGTGGATGAGCGGCGTGCGAGTCCAAAAGACCAATGGCGCTCCAATTGCGAGGATGATTCCTGTTATGACAAAAATGCGTGAGATGAGTTCGGAACGGTTCATAGTAGTAACCAGAGCATGATGGATGTGACAATAAGTGAATAAATGATCACCTGGATGGATGAAACTTTTTCTTTGTTCGCGGCTTTTTGCGCGGTGCGCGCAGACCAGATCAAGCCGCCGACGAGCGCGAGAGTTTGCGCGGGCGCAAGAATGGCTGTGAGCATGGGCTGCCATGCGGCATTGGCTGTTCCAAACAAATTCCAGCCGAGACCAAGCGGATCGGAAAGTGCGGCGAGGATGTAGGAGGCATTTGTGAGCACGAACGATAAACTGAATGCAACCCAGAACATCAAACCCAATGGAATGAGGGCGGTTGCGAGGGAAGCAAATCGTTGCTTGAGTGGAAGAGCGCTTTTCGTTTTTAGAATTCCGAGCGTGAAAAATCCAGGGAGAATGACAAAGATAATTGTAAGAAAAATGACGGCATAAATAAACCAGGCACTTGTACCGACGTTATATGCCGCATCTTTGAATGCACCCCACGGACCAAGTAGTACACCTGCGTAGATCATGGCTGAACCGAGCATGATGAAGGCTTTGAAGGCTTCATCCATTCTTGTTGATGGTTTGGCAAGGTCGGCAGAGAAGGGGCGCAGATTGACCGCAATATTATCGTGCGGGCAGGTGCGGATACATTCCATGCAAAGTCCGCAGTAAGTATTTTTGGTCAAGCCGCCAGGGAAGACATCCCACGGACAGCCGTAACCAGCCGAAGAGCCGTTGTAGCAGGGTTTGCCTTCACAAGTAACACACACCTGCTTGTCCTTGATGCGTAATTCGATAGGAGCGGTTTGGGAATACAAACCGATAAATCCGCCAACAGGACAGAGATAGCGACAAAAGGCGCGGCGTTCGAAGATGGCGCTCAATCCAATTGCGGCGAAAAGCATGGCGGCAAGGACAATACCCGTGATATTTGGAGTGGTAAGCAGGACACTGCTAAACAGAGCAAGAAGAAGAAATGAAATATTTTGCAACCAGATATTGCGGAACATCTTTGGTACGCGGAGATTGAGCCATTTCGGACTTTTGTCGGGCGGACTTAATACCGCGCCACGCTGAAGCCATTCCCCTGGAAGCGGAATTGGACAGACCGCGCACCATCCTCGCCCAAAGAATGGGACAGCGACAAGGATTAGGATCGCCCACCATGCGATCCACACGAAGACAATGCTAAAGTTATGACTCCCCACTGGAGTACCTATAAGTCCCGCAAGGATGGCAAAGATGTACCCAACCAACATCATGATAAAGACTGCCAGTTGTGGATAGCGGCTTTTGAGCGCGTTCTTAATGAAGGGGATATGGGTAAGTTCAACCTTTGCCATGATGAGATTACGCTTTTTGTTTTATGGATACAGTCACACCAAGCACAGCCAGCGCGGCCAACCCAATGGAACGGAAGAGCCAATTGTTTGTGCCGACAGTCAGCTTGCCGATCATGAATGGATGCATGGCTCCACAGGTAAGATTGCACCGAAAGCGAAAGGAGCCTGGCTTGTTAGCAACGAAAGTCAAGGTTGCGGATTGACCTGGGTCGGCTTCGACGGAGACATCGTAGCCATCCAGATAAAGTCCATGCACAACATCATTGCTGACGAGTTGGAGGGTTACGGTATCGCCCGCGTTGACTTTAAGCTCGGAGGGGGAATAGGCAAATTGTCGCGCATCAATCTGAAAGGTCCGCGCTTGAGGCGCAATGGCTGGAACTGGTAGAGGCGCGAACGCCACCACCAGTCCAGCCATCACAAAGAGGAGAAGAGAGAAGCGCGGGTTCATTGTATTATGGGATGTTGGAAGGTCCGTAATTGGAATAGGTCGCGTCTATATATGTTCTGGCATCCTGCGGAGTTTTTCCGTCTCGCAACATGCGCATCACATCCTGGGTGATGTCCACACAGATGGAGCAACCAAGCGCGTGATTGTCAAAGGTGATCTTCCCGCTGGCATCCACGTCCGCGACGTAGCATTCATAATTGGAGGTGTGACCGATGTCGCCGCAACCGCAATAACAGGGAATGTCCTGCATGATGTCGGGGTTGGAAGTGTTGAATTGATAGGCTTCCTGCACCGCCACAGGCGCGGACTGAACATCCATTGGCATTTGATCGAGCGGGGTCATCACCAGGTGAACTTCATTTGAACTTGCTGTGGAACAGGCAGAAACTGCCGTGCCAACCAGCGCAAGGACAATCAACAGGAAAATAAACTTGTTTGCTTTTGAAAACATATTGAGCCTCCGCGTTCGGATGGCTCAATAGTAGTCTGACAATTCAGTTGTCTCCAGCGCAGTACGGCGGATGGTTATATACGCCAAATGGCTTATGATGAATGTCATCTGTCGTTAGAGATCAATTATGCGGGGATCACCTGTGCCTGATAGTTATGACGTCCATCGTTCGCTGCTCCAATTACCGCCTGGATCAGCATCTCGGCAGAAACCTTTTTCTCATCGAAGTAAACCTCTGCCATGCGCATGTTCAGCATCACTTCAGCGTCATGGACGCCATCCAACTGCAGCAGACCATTACGCACCCGCGTGGCGCAGTTGGGACAACCCATCCCTGAAATGGATAGTAGGATTCGGTCGGTGCTCTGGATGATATGATCCAGCGCGGACTTTTGGATCGGTTCAACGTAACAATTGTCGCTCATGATGGTTTCCTCTCAATTGTGTTGCTTTACAGGATAGTGTTGGACTTTCCTTGCTTTTTCGCCGAATTCAGGTCTGGCATATAGCTTCAAGTTGTGTTCAAACTCTGTCTGACATCGCGGGCAACACAGAAAGTAGTTCACGCCTTCAATCTCGATGATAATATGCGCCTTGTTGCGATTCATCCGTTTGCCACAGACGGGATCTTTGAATGACATTTTGAAACTCCTTTGTTTTGATTTGACGCTTGGATTGTAGAGTCACCGCTGGGAATTTCGAAGCGCAGAATGGCTTGATTCACGAATAGGCAGTTTTGCTTATCGTTGCTGAAATAGTAAACAGGCTCCGAGATTTCGGAGCCTGTCCCATTTCAACCTTCTATTCGGTAATTCCTCATCATGCCAGCATCCTCATGTTCGAGATTGTGACAGTGATATAGGAAGGTTCCCTTGTAATTCTCAAAGCGGACGAGCACCTGAACTTTTTCACCAGGCATGACCAGAACTGTATCCTTCCAGCCATCATCTACAAATCCAGCGCTTAAGTCCTTATATACCGACTCGTTGCCCTGTGCTAGCTCGCGTCCGAGTACTTGAAATTGCACGCCGTGAATGTGCATGGGATGAGGCATTTCCATATTCATCATGCCCATTCCCATGCCGCCTCCACCGCCTTCGAGGTTGGCGAATTCCCAAACTTCCAAATCGCCAAGCAGCACGATCTCATCCCTTGCAACCACATCCATTTCGAACAAACGGTTATTGATGGTGTGAACCATGCCCTGCATTGCCAGCGTGAATAAACGCGGGTTGTTTTGATTGACCGCATCGTTTACATCATGACGTTCAATTGTCGAGAGGCGCGAAGGCAATGGGATAACATCTTCGCCTTTCTCGCCGACTTTCAAATTCAGGATATCGAATGACGCACCGAGGGGCAGACTGGCGCTGCCGCCCATCATCATCCCTCCGCCGCTGCTGAACCCTGAAAACGGCAGGCTGACCAATCGCATTTCACTGCCCGTAGTTCGCCCGCTGAAATCAGCCCACACCTCCACCCGTTCGCCAGGCGCAAGCGTAATATAGTCACGGGTCACAGGCGCTTCCAGCAAACCACCATCGGTTGCAATCACGGTCAAGGGTGTGCCATCCTGCCATGCTAGTTTATAAATGCGTGAGTTCGAGCCGTTCAACAGCCGCAAGCGGTATGAACTGGCTTTGACCTCTATACTTGCATTGGGCACGCCGTTGACCAGAATCACATCGCCCAGAAAACCGATCATCGAATCCATCATGCCGTTTGCCAAATAGACCATCTGGTTTTGCGAGTCAAGCGTGCGGTCCTGTATCACCAGCGGCAGATCATACTCGCCCGCAGGCAAACCCAGCGCGGCTTCCTCCTCATCGCTGACGATGAACAAGCCTGCCAGCCCATAATACACCTGCGGACCCGTCAACTGGTGCGGGTGCGGATGGAACCAATACATGCCCGCGCGGTTGATCACCTGAAAATCATAGTCGAAACTTTTCCCAGGCGCGACGGCATACCGCGGATGCCCATCCATCTCTTCTGGAATTTTCAACCCGTGCCAGTGGATGATGGTCGGGTCGGGCAGTTCGTTGTTCAACCGAACCTGGACTCGTTGACCCTGCTTCACCCTGAAAATGGGACCCAGATACGAGCCGCTCAGGGTCTGGATGAAATCCCCGCTTCCTTCCTTGACCTTTGCCTGATACCGCAAAATGGAAGTTTCCGTCCCTGAAAAGATTGGGAGCGTGCCGCGTCCCGCGGTCAGGTCAACGGACAGGATGGGAAGATCAGGCGCAGGTGTGAGCGGTGTCGGGAAAACGGGAGCCGCTGTCGGGTTGGTTGAAGCGGGCGGTAAAAGTCCGCAGGCGCCGAGGAACAATCCTCCCGCGCCAAGTCCCATTAATTTAAGAACGTCCCTTCGAGAAATTCGATTCAAGTCGGTCATGGTTTATGCTCCAATTGTAAATTCAAGTCAACAGTATAGTTTGTGCCTATAAAGAAAGTGTGAAGAATTCAAAAAGAGAACATCAAGAACGACACCCGAAGTTACCTTCGGATGTCGCTTGAGGA harbors:
- a CDS encoding iron permease, with the protein product MLPSFLLSLREGLEAALIIGIVLGVLVKLKRTELNGVVWRGVGLAALLSLFVAIALNLLGMEFEGKSEEIFEGIAMLLAAGVLTWMILWMKNHGSTLKSEIEEQTNQATLGKGQKALFALAFLAVFREGIELALFLLAARLTSSPLQTVSGALLGLICAAILGWLLFKSTMKLSLRNFFGATNILLIIFAAGLVGLGVHEFNEAGIIPSVIEHVWDINGILSDKSEVGLLLKALVGYNGNPSLTEVGAYISYLVVLIAILLTQRRKQSAVKVITR
- a CDS encoding heavy-metal-associated domain-containing protein — translated: MSDNCYVEPIQKSALDHIIQSTDRILLSISGMGCPNCATRVRNGLLQLDGVHDAEVMLNMRMAEVYFDEKKVSAEMLIQAVIGAANDGRHNYQAQVIPA
- a CDS encoding multicopper oxidase family protein, which produces MTDLNRISRRDVLKLMGLGAGGLFLGACGLLPPASTNPTAAPVFPTPLTPAPDLPILSVDLTAGRGTLPIFSGTETSILRYQAKVKEGSGDFIQTLSGSYLGPIFRVKQGQRVQVRLNNELPDPTIIHWHGLKIPEEMDGHPRYAVAPGKSFDYDFQVINRAGMYWFHPHPHQLTGPQVYYGLAGLFIVSDEEEAALGLPAGEYDLPLVIQDRTLDSQNQMVYLANGMMDSMIGFLGDVILVNGVPNASIEVKASSYRLRLLNGSNSRIYKLAWQDGTPLTVIATDGGLLEAPVTRDYITLAPGERVEVWADFSGRTTGSEMRLVSLPFSGFSSGGGMMMGGSASLPLGASFDILNLKVGEKGEDVIPLPSRLSTIERHDVNDAVNQNNPRLFTLAMQGMVHTINNRLFEMDVVARDEIVLLGDLEVWEFANLEGGGGGMGMGMMNMEMPHPMHIHGVQFQVLGRELAQGNESVYKDLSAGFVDDGWKDTVLVMPGEKVQVLVRFENYKGTFLYHCHNLEHEDAGMMRNYRIEG
- a CDS encoding metal-dependent transcriptional regulator, with amino-acid sequence MSHTLSTTAPTRPTHTVEDYLMTMQVMERDHGEIIAARLAEMMNVTPATVAMTLKRMERDNWITGTGRKAVRLTETGRSAAHSVIRRHMLTEWLLVSVLKVPLSETHNEAHNIEHAISAQLEERMRETLGNPQTCPHGNPLPGCEHVTTHWFPLTDLPVGAEVTIRRIHEFAEDNSELLTFLVTSGIVPAAKIKVIDILPFNQTLTIMAAGKPITLGFSAARFIFAEKAGKL
- a CDS encoding 4Fe-4S binding protein, which encodes MDEAFKAFIMLGSAMIYAGVLLGPWGAFKDAAYNVGTSAWFIYAVIFLTIIFVILPGFFTLGILKTKSALPLKQRFASLATALIPLGLMFWVAFSLSFVLTNASYILAALSDPLGLGWNLFGTANAAWQPMLTAILAPAQTLALVGGLIWSARTAQKAANKEKVSSIQVIIYSLIVTSIMLWLLL